The Triticum aestivum cultivar Chinese Spring chromosome 3A, IWGSC CS RefSeq v2.1, whole genome shotgun sequence genome includes a region encoding these proteins:
- the LOC123062111 gene encoding uncharacterized protein yields MAEAGKRVDLAAPLRSARLPYHKADLDSGPVRHPGAVPFVWEHSPGQPKSVRTRRPPPPSPSQPRLEESGATRYHDALGERERDRALPNGAAPAPAPAVPRTGAAEREAERAEVEPRKEATTPDVLSVADVLRKEEEEDAGDDEERFSDALDTLSRTESFTVNCSVSGLSGLSGVPDRPAGATASAAEPGARGFMMDRFLPAAQAVAVGSPQYTFRKASAAGSTGNSAREHAHAAAANWRMGSDDDRVRRTPVQLPYQNLPPNYLSCNYPRRDEHGEEEVEEDDDDFDVHSTRGFASKGCGLLPGLCVKTSLLLLNPMPMMKGGKASRAGRGRGLASKGRGQKAPSPLARSSQRKNLGCDSNGQYWEEVYKHKLEQKYINQGEDRRSKLTSESNHLTFWSDSQTGDGSSPFRHSIGGGMSPYRRDVALSPSHKANGSFEVRDKDEKMSRSNGSSSLGIDHDHGSLLGSDHSSLKGSSSMSSGVDRTLHEDSMDHRSGIDSETSQLTVVLDPKASLNSGCDVQHGGRQIVRSNSIVEAQDNDTLTEKIAKVPESASLIPSGNAGSVTLDDRKSHDSSQDVPIHSEDNIAVKKESMPLQFLMPLPVPKSPSDSWLSRSLPSVKNKPPPPSFLGIQVQSRKQAPWVSAHPKENDLKPPRPRQIRFADVVERPYYLDTEI; encoded by the exons ATGGCGGAGGCGGGCAAGCGGGTCGACCTGGCCGCGCCGCTGCGCTCGGCGCGCCTGCCCTACCACAAGGCCGACCTCGACTCCGGCCCCGTCCGCCACCCCGGCGCCGTGCCCTTCGTCTGGGAGCACAGCCCCGGCCAGCCCAAGAGCGTCCGCacccgccgcccgcctccgccctcgccctcGCAGCCGCGGCTGGAGGAGAGCGGCGCCACCCGCTACCACGACGCCCTGGGCGAGCGCGAGCGCGATCGCGCACTGCCAaacggcgccgcccccgcccccgcccctgccGTGCCCCGAACTGGCGCCGCGGAGCGTGAGGCGGAGAGGGCGGAGGTCGAGCCGAGGAAGGAAGCCACGACGCCGGACGTGCTCTCCGTGGCCGATGTGctgcggaaggaggaggaggaggacgccggcGATGACGAGGAGAGGTTCTCGGACGCGCTGGACACGCTCTCCCGCACAGAGTCCTTCACCGTGAACTGCAGTGTCAGCGGTCTCAGCGGTCTCAGCGGCGTGCCGGACCGCCCGGCCGGTGCGACCGCCAGCGCCGCCGAGCCCGGCGCCCGCGGCTTCATGATGGACCGCTTCCTGCCGGCCGCGCAGGCGGTGGCCGTGGGCTCCCCGCAGTACACCTTCCGCAAGGCCAGTGCAGCTGGCTCCACCGGCAACTCTGCCCGCGAGCATGCGCATGCCGCTGCGGCCAATTGGAGGATGGGCAGCGATGATGATCGCGTCAGGAGGACGCCGGTCCAGCTCCCTTACCAGAATCTTCCTCCCAATTATTTGTCTTGCAACTATCCCAGACGCGATGAGcatggggaggaggaggtggaagaagatgatgatgacttCGACGTACATAGTACCCGAGGTTTTGCATCCAAGGGGTGTGGTTTGCTCCCTGGATTGTGTGTAAAAACCTCCTTGTTACTACTTAATCCAATGCCTATGATGAAGGGTGGCAAGGCAAGTCGAGCAGGGAGAGGTAGGGGATTGGCATCCAAAGGCAGGGGCCAGAAAGCACCGAGCCCTCTTGCCCGGAGCTCACAACGTAAGAATCTTGGCTGTGATTCTAATGGG CAATACTGGGAGGAAGTTTATAAGCACAAGCTGGAACAAAAGTACATTAACCAAGGAGAGGATAGGAGGAGCAAGCTGACAAGTGAGTCGAACCATCTGACATTCTGGAGTGACTCTCAAACTGGCGATGGGTCTTCACCATTCCGCCACTCCATAGGTGGTGGCATGTCTCCCTACCGCCGCGACGTTGCCTTATCACCATCACATAAAGCAAATGGGTCATTTGAAGTAAGAGATAAAGATGAGAAAATGAGTAGAAGCAATGGCTCTAGCTCACTTGGAATAGACCATGATCATGGCTCGTTGCTTGGATCAGATCACAGTAGTTTGAAGGGATCAAGCTCCATGAGCTCAGGGGTCGATAGAACATTGCATGAAGATTCAATGGATCATCGTTCAGGTATTGATTCAGAGACTAGCCAGTTGACTGTGGTACTGGATCCAAAGGCATCTTTGAATTCAGGGTGTGATGTTCAACATGGTGGACGGCAGATAGTCAGAAGTAACAGCATAGTGGAAGCTCAAGACAATGATACATTGACAGAAAAGATTGCCAAAGTACCGGAATCCGCTTCATTAATACCTTCCGGAAATGCAGGATCAGTAACACTGGATGATAGAAAAAGTCATGATAGTAGTCAGGATGTTCCAATACATTCAGAAGATAATATCGCTGTCAAGAAGGAAAGCATGCCTTTGCAATTTCTAATGCCGCTACCTGTCCCGAAGTCGCCTTCAGATTCCTGGCTTTCTCGCAGTTTGCCATCTGTGAAGAATAAACCACCTCCTCCATCTTTTCTTGGAATCCAAGTACAGTCGAGGAAACAAGCTCCGTGGGTCTCGGCACATCCAAAGGAGAATGATCTTAAACCTCCCAGGCCACGCCAAATAAGATTTGCAGAT GTGGTGGAGAGGCCTTATTATTTGGATACTGAGATATGA